A genomic window from Solanum dulcamara chromosome 11, daSolDulc1.2, whole genome shotgun sequence includes:
- the LOC129873821 gene encoding histone-lysine N-methyltransferase, H3 lysine-9 specific SUVH4 isoform X1, translated as MVVPCVAELSDPNNEAMVPRRCSARIKNLKSEQEAQRQKARCRSIDDPALEKKTKVYKKSKGITPSQAADNDVTVNTVDNNDVTVTNVAAPNDCTDHPVLEVPLSPQLSGNGNEKSSHARVTETIRRFNKHYLHFVQEEEIRCGRAQADQKTKKNTKSKEAEDDGKRGSKRPDLKAISKMISEKEVLNRERIGSIPGIDVGHQFFSRAEMVVVGFHNHWLNGIDYVGQSAGRKGEYKGYSLPLAVSIVVSGQYEDDQDNYEEVVYTGQGGNDLLGNKRQIKDQVMERGNLGLKNCMEHSVPVRVTRGHRCVNSYVGKVYTYDGLYKIVNYWAEKGISGFTVYKFRLKRIEGQPVLTTNQVHFTRGCIPNSISEIRGLVCEDISGGLEDIPIPATNLVDDPPVAPTGLTYSRDIICAKGIKFPSAPTGCNCRGSCLDPRVCSCAKLNGSEFPYVHKDGGRLIEPKAVVFECGPNCGCGPACVNRTSQKGLRYRLEVFRTPNKGWGVRSWDYIPSGATICEYTGLLKKTDQIDPAADNNYVFDIDCLQTMKGLDGRERRLGEVSLPGYWQNDSEKTSDGGPEYCIDAVSVGNVARFINHSCQPNLFVQCVLSTHHDIGLARVVLMAADNIPPLQELTYDYGYVLDSVMDREGKVKQMACYCGAADCRKRLF; from the exons ATGGTGGTTCCATGCGTTGCCGAGCTTTCCGATCCCAATAATGAAGCGATGGTCCCGAGACGTTGCAGTGCTAGAATCAAAAATTTGAAGAGTGAGCAGGAAGCTCAGCGTCAGAAAGCACGGTGCCGCTCCATTGACGACCCAGCTCTTGAGAAGAAAACAAAGGTTTATAAGAAGAGCAAGGGGATTACTCCATCACAAGCTGCCGATAATGACGTCACAGTCAATACTGTTGATAACAATGACGTCACAGTAACCAATGTTGCTGCACCAAATGACTGCACCGATCACCCTGTTCTCGAAGTCCCCCTGAGTCCCCAGCTCAGTGGGAATGGGAATGAGAAAAGTTCGCATGCCAGGGTGACAGAGACTATACGGAGATTTAACAAGCATTATCTCCATTTCGTTCAG GAAGAGGAGATAAGATGTGGAAGAGCCCAAGCAGatcaaaaaacaaagaaaaatacaaaatcaaaG GAAGCCGAAGATGATGGTAAACGCGGTTCCAAGCGTCCTGATCTAAAGGCTATCTCTAAG ATGATATCAGAAAAGGAGGTTTTGAATCGTGAGAGAATTGGCTCCATTCCAG GCATTGATGTTGGTCATCAGTTCTTTTCTCGTGCTGAGATGGTCGTTGTGGGATTCCATAACCATTGGCTAAACGGCATTGATTATGTTGGCCAATCTGCAGGGAGAAAAGGG GAGTACAAAGGCTACAGTTTGCCCCTTGCAGTATCCATTGTTGTATCGGGACAGTATGAAGATGACCAGGACAACTATGAAGAAGTAGTCTATACTGGTCAAGGTGGGAATGATCTTCTTGGTAATAAGCGCCAAATAAAGGATCAAGTCATGGAACGGGGTAATTTAGGGCTTAAG AACTGTATGGAGCATTCTGTACCTGTAAGGGTTACACGTGGACATCGGTGTGTGAATAGTTACGTTGGAAAGGTTTATACCTATGATGGCTTGTATAAG ATTGTAAATTACTGGGCGGAGAAGGGTATTTCTGGATTCACTGTGTATAAGTTCCGATTAAAGCGTATTGAAGGACAACCTGTGTTGACCACCAACCAg GTACATTTTACTCGAGGCTGTATTCCCAACTCCATTTCTGAAATACGagg GTTGGTGTGTGAGGACATTTCTGGTGGTCTGGAGGATATTCCCATTCCCGCAACTAATTTAGTTGATGATCCACCGGTAGCACCGACGG GTTTGACTTATAGCAGGGATATCATATGCGCCAAAGGTATAAAGTTCCCTTCAGCTCCCACAGGATGCAACTGTCGTGGTTCATGTCTTGATCCAAGAGTTTGTTCTTGCGCTAAACTCAATGGTTCTGAATTTCCCTATGTTCATAAAGATGGTGGAAG ACTTATTGAGCCAAAGGCTGTTGTTTTTGAATGTGGTCCGAATTGTGGATGTGGACCTGCCTGTGTCAACCGCACTTCTCAGAAAGGATTGAGATATCGGCTTGAG GTTTTTCGTACTCCAAACAAGGGCTGGGGTGTGAGATCATGGGATTATATTCCTTCTGGTGCAACCATTTGTGAATACACTGGTCTTTTGAAAAAGACAGATCAGATTGATCCTGCAGCAGATAACAACTATGTTTTTGACATTGATTGCTTGCAAACAATGAAAGGGCTCGATGGGAGGGAG AGACGGTTGGGTGAGGTTTCTTTGCCGGGATACTGGCAGAACGATTCTGAGAAGACGTCAGACGGAGGGCCAGAGTATTGCATTGATGCAGTGTCTGTTGGCAATGTTGCGAGGTTTATTAATCATAGTTGTCAACCTAATTTATTTGTTCAATGTGTGTTAAGCACCCATCACGACATTGGTTTGGCAAGAGTGGTGCTAATGGCAGCTGACAACATACCACCTCTGCAG GAACTCACGTATGATTATGGCTATGTCCTGGATAGTGTTATGGATCGTGAGGGGAAGGTTAAACAAATGGCTTGCTACTGTGGTGCTGCTGACTGTCGTAAACGCTTattttga
- the LOC129873821 gene encoding histone-lysine N-methyltransferase, H3 lysine-9 specific SUVH4 isoform X2 has protein sequence MVVPCVAELSDPNNEAMVPRRCSARIKNLKSEQEAQRQKARCRSIDDPALEKKTKVYKKSKGITPSQAADNDVTVNTVDNNDVTVTNVAAPNDCTDHPVLEVPLSPQLSGNGNEKSSHARVTETIRRFNKHYLHFVQEEEIRCGRAQADQKTKKNTKSKEAEDDGKRGSKRPDLKAISKMISEKEVLNRERIGSIPGIDVGHQFFSRAEMVVVGFHNHWLNGIDYVGQSAGRKGEYKGYSLPLAVSIVVSGQYEDDQDNYEEVVYTGQGGNDLLGNKRQIKDQVMERGNLGLKNCMEHSVPVRVTRGHRCVNSYVGKVYTYDGLYKIVNYWAEKGISGFTVYKFRLKRIEGQPVLTTNQVHFTRGCIPNSISEIRGLVCEDISGGLEDIPIPATNLVDDPPVAPTGLTYSRDIICAKGIKFPSAPTGCNCRGSCLDPRVCSCAKLNGSEFPYVHKDGGRLIEPKAVVFECGPNCGCGPACVNRTSQKGLRYRLEVFRTPNKGWGVRSWDYIPSGATICEYTGLLKKTDQIDPAADNNYVFDIDCLQTMKGLDGRED, from the exons ATGGTGGTTCCATGCGTTGCCGAGCTTTCCGATCCCAATAATGAAGCGATGGTCCCGAGACGTTGCAGTGCTAGAATCAAAAATTTGAAGAGTGAGCAGGAAGCTCAGCGTCAGAAAGCACGGTGCCGCTCCATTGACGACCCAGCTCTTGAGAAGAAAACAAAGGTTTATAAGAAGAGCAAGGGGATTACTCCATCACAAGCTGCCGATAATGACGTCACAGTCAATACTGTTGATAACAATGACGTCACAGTAACCAATGTTGCTGCACCAAATGACTGCACCGATCACCCTGTTCTCGAAGTCCCCCTGAGTCCCCAGCTCAGTGGGAATGGGAATGAGAAAAGTTCGCATGCCAGGGTGACAGAGACTATACGGAGATTTAACAAGCATTATCTCCATTTCGTTCAG GAAGAGGAGATAAGATGTGGAAGAGCCCAAGCAGatcaaaaaacaaagaaaaatacaaaatcaaaG GAAGCCGAAGATGATGGTAAACGCGGTTCCAAGCGTCCTGATCTAAAGGCTATCTCTAAG ATGATATCAGAAAAGGAGGTTTTGAATCGTGAGAGAATTGGCTCCATTCCAG GCATTGATGTTGGTCATCAGTTCTTTTCTCGTGCTGAGATGGTCGTTGTGGGATTCCATAACCATTGGCTAAACGGCATTGATTATGTTGGCCAATCTGCAGGGAGAAAAGGG GAGTACAAAGGCTACAGTTTGCCCCTTGCAGTATCCATTGTTGTATCGGGACAGTATGAAGATGACCAGGACAACTATGAAGAAGTAGTCTATACTGGTCAAGGTGGGAATGATCTTCTTGGTAATAAGCGCCAAATAAAGGATCAAGTCATGGAACGGGGTAATTTAGGGCTTAAG AACTGTATGGAGCATTCTGTACCTGTAAGGGTTACACGTGGACATCGGTGTGTGAATAGTTACGTTGGAAAGGTTTATACCTATGATGGCTTGTATAAG ATTGTAAATTACTGGGCGGAGAAGGGTATTTCTGGATTCACTGTGTATAAGTTCCGATTAAAGCGTATTGAAGGACAACCTGTGTTGACCACCAACCAg GTACATTTTACTCGAGGCTGTATTCCCAACTCCATTTCTGAAATACGagg GTTGGTGTGTGAGGACATTTCTGGTGGTCTGGAGGATATTCCCATTCCCGCAACTAATTTAGTTGATGATCCACCGGTAGCACCGACGG GTTTGACTTATAGCAGGGATATCATATGCGCCAAAGGTATAAAGTTCCCTTCAGCTCCCACAGGATGCAACTGTCGTGGTTCATGTCTTGATCCAAGAGTTTGTTCTTGCGCTAAACTCAATGGTTCTGAATTTCCCTATGTTCATAAAGATGGTGGAAG ACTTATTGAGCCAAAGGCTGTTGTTTTTGAATGTGGTCCGAATTGTGGATGTGGACCTGCCTGTGTCAACCGCACTTCTCAGAAAGGATTGAGATATCGGCTTGAG GTTTTTCGTACTCCAAACAAGGGCTGGGGTGTGAGATCATGGGATTATATTCCTTCTGGTGCAACCATTTGTGAATACACTGGTCTTTTGAAAAAGACAGATCAGATTGATCCTGCAGCAGATAACAACTATGTTTTTGACATTGATTGCTTGCAAACAATGAAAGGGCTCGATGGGAGGGAG GATTAG
- the LOC129875193 gene encoding uncharacterized protein LOC129875193 isoform X2, with the protein MSILPSHSDNHSASSSSSSSPNPNSNHGSKQLSRHSENFSGNMATTASASGGSSKKVNYSSSSRDAFTSSRRHNSDPSDQFGPQGVVTRSAPRRTQMVSGNHLLNFQYDPISRPQSRLPPPRRYVKRKPYNKDLFLQANYKFVLLDSGNYTPESMDPDKMLQWEDIVCVRYSTPFHVQCPICLEDPLCPQITSCGHIFCFPCVMQYFMISEEDDHKDDFKKKCPLCFMMISSKDLYTIQIENVKQHRVGDVIEFFLLTRYKDSFTSSLKNNDGIFGGEDVQKSFSKFIFTSDVDLSVREAMSDLDSWLARADSGLVDDLEKLPFVCAAMEQLEQRKTYWNRQYIAIQNSKSDKDNRLEKRTYTSQSTESVQAHSAGQSTPVTPSSHPTDKPILQEKSILNKVVRDSQLIQAADVESIEEHVGSSLSLYDNNKSLQKDTSGITHREEISSYSFYQAVDGQHLILHPLNMKCLLHYYGGYDCLPNRISGKILQMESVTQSEAMRRRYRFLSHFSLTTTFQLCEIDLSKIMPMDALSPFMEEIRSREKQRKWLVRKLWEVRV; encoded by the exons ATGTCCATCTTGCCCTCCCATAGCGACAATCATTCAGCTTCctcttcttcgtcttcttctCCAAACCCTAActccaatcatggatccaaacAACTCTCTCGCCATTCCGAAAACTTCTCAG GAAACATGGCTACCACTGCATCTGCCTCTGGTGGATCCTCCAAAAAG GTGAACTACTCCAGTAGCAGTCGAGATgctttcacaagttcacgacgCCATAACAGTGATCCTTCCGACCAGTTTGGTCCTCAAGGAGTTGTTACCCGCTCAGCTCCAAGAAGAACCCAGATGGTTAGTGGAAACCACTTACTGAATTTTCAGTATGATCCCATTTCTCGCCCACAATCTAGGTTGCCTCCTCCTAGGAGATACGTCAAGAGAAAGCCTTACAACAAAGACTTGTTTCTTCAAGCAAATTACAAGTTTGTTCTGTTGGATTCAGGCAATTACACCCCTGAGTCAATGGATCCAGACAAAATGTTACAATGGGAGGATATTGTTTGTGTGAGATATTCCACTCCATTTCATGTGCAATGCCCCATATGCTTAGAGGATCCTTTGTGTCCTCAGATAACTTCTTGTGGTCATATCTTTTGTTTTCCCTGTGTTATGCAATATTTTATGATCTCTGAAGAAGATGACCATAAAGATGATTTCAAGAAGAAATGCCCCTTGtgttttatgatgatatctTCAAAGGATTTGTACACCATTCAAATTGAGAATGTTAAGCAACACCGTGTTGGTGATGTCATTGAATTTTTCCTCTTAACCCGTTACAAGGATTCGTTTACGTcatctttgaaaaataatgatGGCATTTTTGGTGGAGAGGATGTTCAAAAGTCATTTTCTAAATTCATATTTACGTCAGATGTTGACCTTTCTGTCCGAGAGGCAATGTCTGATCTTGATAGTTGGTTAGCTCGAGCAGATTCAGGCTTAGTTGATGACTTGGAGAAACTTCCGTTTGTCTGTGCTGCAATGGAACAATTGGAGCAGAGGAAGACGTACTGGAATAGGCAATATATTGCTATCCAAAATAGCAAATCTGACAAAGATAATCGTTTGGAGAAGCGCACTTATACTTCTCAGTCTACAGAAAGTGTTCAGGCCCATTCTGCTGGACAATCTACTCCTGTAACGCCATCCAGTCATCCAACAGACAAGCCAATATTGCAGGAGAAGTCAATTCTCAATAAGGTAGTGAGGGACTCTCAGCTTATTCAAGCTGCAGATGTTGAATCAATAGAAGAACATGTTGGGTCTTCATTGTCCTTATATGACAATAACAAGAGCCTACAGAAAGACACTAGTGGCATTACACACAGAGAAGAGATCAGCTCCTACAGTTTCTACCAG GCAGTTGATGGTCAGCACCTTATCCTCCATCCACTGAACATGAAGTGCCTTCTGCATTACTACGGTGGCTATGATTGTCTTCCTAACAG AATCAGTGGAAAGATTTTACAAATGGAGTCTGTGACGCAATCGGAGGCCATGAGAAGGCGCTACCGCTTCCTAAGTCATTTTTCTTTGACAACAACATTTCAG CTTTGTGAAATTGATCTCAGCAAGATAATGCCCATGGATGCACTTTCTCCATTTATGGAGGAAATCAGAAGTAGGGAAAAACAAAGGAAGTGGCTAGTTAGGAAG CTTTGGGAAGTACGAGTGTAA
- the LOC129875193 gene encoding uncharacterized protein LOC129875193 isoform X1 has product MSILPSHSDNHSASSSSSSSPNPNSNHGSKQLSRHSENFSGNMATTASASGGSSKKVNYSSSSRDAFTSSRRHNSDPSDQFGPQGVVTRSAPRRTQMVSGNHLLNFQYDPISRPQSRLPPPRRYVKRKPYNKDLFLQANYKFVLLDSGNYTPESMDPDKMLQWEDIVCVRYSTPFHVQCPICLEDPLCPQITSCGHIFCFPCVMQYFMISEEDDHKDDFKKKCPLCFMMISSKDLYTIQIENVKQHRVGDVIEFFLLTRYKDSFTSSLKNNDGIFGGEDVQKSFSKFIFTSDVDLSVREAMSDLDSWLARADSGLVDDLEKLPFVCAAMEQLEQRKTYWNRQYIAIQNSKSDKDNRLEKRTYTSQSTESVQAHSAGQSTPVTPSSHPTDKPILQEKSILNKVVRDSQLIQAADVESIEEHVGSSLSLYDNNKSLQKDTSGITHREEISSYSFYQAVDGQHLILHPLNMKCLLHYYGGYDCLPNRISGKILQMESVTQSEAMRRRYRFLSHFSLTTTFQLCEIDLSKIMPMDALSPFMEEIRSREKQRKWLVRKERREQVKAEAIGMHFEPFPFNFSEPSFTEQPTFTSDDFEALGSTSVTVTSSSSPVPRGRQLFSNVARLGFAAGCDPPALKMDESARDSSVAAGTRSSGILSFANVMSKAKAVEGPNASKSNDAGKRGKKQNRILMSTSGGRRY; this is encoded by the exons ATGTCCATCTTGCCCTCCCATAGCGACAATCATTCAGCTTCctcttcttcgtcttcttctCCAAACCCTAActccaatcatggatccaaacAACTCTCTCGCCATTCCGAAAACTTCTCAG GAAACATGGCTACCACTGCATCTGCCTCTGGTGGATCCTCCAAAAAG GTGAACTACTCCAGTAGCAGTCGAGATgctttcacaagttcacgacgCCATAACAGTGATCCTTCCGACCAGTTTGGTCCTCAAGGAGTTGTTACCCGCTCAGCTCCAAGAAGAACCCAGATGGTTAGTGGAAACCACTTACTGAATTTTCAGTATGATCCCATTTCTCGCCCACAATCTAGGTTGCCTCCTCCTAGGAGATACGTCAAGAGAAAGCCTTACAACAAAGACTTGTTTCTTCAAGCAAATTACAAGTTTGTTCTGTTGGATTCAGGCAATTACACCCCTGAGTCAATGGATCCAGACAAAATGTTACAATGGGAGGATATTGTTTGTGTGAGATATTCCACTCCATTTCATGTGCAATGCCCCATATGCTTAGAGGATCCTTTGTGTCCTCAGATAACTTCTTGTGGTCATATCTTTTGTTTTCCCTGTGTTATGCAATATTTTATGATCTCTGAAGAAGATGACCATAAAGATGATTTCAAGAAGAAATGCCCCTTGtgttttatgatgatatctTCAAAGGATTTGTACACCATTCAAATTGAGAATGTTAAGCAACACCGTGTTGGTGATGTCATTGAATTTTTCCTCTTAACCCGTTACAAGGATTCGTTTACGTcatctttgaaaaataatgatGGCATTTTTGGTGGAGAGGATGTTCAAAAGTCATTTTCTAAATTCATATTTACGTCAGATGTTGACCTTTCTGTCCGAGAGGCAATGTCTGATCTTGATAGTTGGTTAGCTCGAGCAGATTCAGGCTTAGTTGATGACTTGGAGAAACTTCCGTTTGTCTGTGCTGCAATGGAACAATTGGAGCAGAGGAAGACGTACTGGAATAGGCAATATATTGCTATCCAAAATAGCAAATCTGACAAAGATAATCGTTTGGAGAAGCGCACTTATACTTCTCAGTCTACAGAAAGTGTTCAGGCCCATTCTGCTGGACAATCTACTCCTGTAACGCCATCCAGTCATCCAACAGACAAGCCAATATTGCAGGAGAAGTCAATTCTCAATAAGGTAGTGAGGGACTCTCAGCTTATTCAAGCTGCAGATGTTGAATCAATAGAAGAACATGTTGGGTCTTCATTGTCCTTATATGACAATAACAAGAGCCTACAGAAAGACACTAGTGGCATTACACACAGAGAAGAGATCAGCTCCTACAGTTTCTACCAG GCAGTTGATGGTCAGCACCTTATCCTCCATCCACTGAACATGAAGTGCCTTCTGCATTACTACGGTGGCTATGATTGTCTTCCTAACAG AATCAGTGGAAAGATTTTACAAATGGAGTCTGTGACGCAATCGGAGGCCATGAGAAGGCGCTACCGCTTCCTAAGTCATTTTTCTTTGACAACAACATTTCAG CTTTGTGAAATTGATCTCAGCAAGATAATGCCCATGGATGCACTTTCTCCATTTATGGAGGAAATCAGAAGTAGGGAAAAACAAAGGAAGTGGCTAGTTAGGAAG gAAAGGCGTGAACAAGTTAAAGCTGAAGCCATTGGAATGCACTTCGAGCCTTTTCCTTTTAACTTTTCAGAACCTTCTTTCACAGAACAACCTACTTTCACTAGCGATGACTTCGAAG CTTTGGGAAGTACGAGTGTAACTGTAACATCATCAAGCTCCCCTGTGCCTCGAGGCAGGCAGCTGTTCTCCAATGTTGCAAGGCTTGGTTTTGCCGCTGGATGTGATCCTCCAGCGCTGAAGATGGATGAGTCTGCACGTGATTCTTCTGTTGCAGCTG GAACGAGGAGTTCTGGAATCCTGTCCTTTGCAAATGTAATGTCCAAAGCAAAAGCTGTTGAAGGTCCCAATGCGTCTAAGTCAAATGATGCAGGGAAGAGAGGGAAGAAGCAAAATCGGATCCTAATGTCAACGTCTGGTGGTAGACGTTACTGA